TTCCAATTTCTTGGTGCGTTGCCACTGTTGTTGGAACTTGGAGTGCGTGCTGTTTGCAGCTTGGAGAACATGTCTCCACTTGATGTTGTAAGTTTTGATTTCCATTTAAAAACTGGTTGGTGCAAGTGTTGCATATCATGTTCATCCCATTTGTAACAAGGTTTATATAGAATGTAAGTTGCTTGTGCTTGGCATCCTCAAAAGGTATGCGAGA
This DNA window, taken from Magnolia sinica isolate HGM2019 chromosome 14, MsV1, whole genome shotgun sequence, encodes the following:
- the LOC131226030 gene encoding sec1 family domain-containing protein MIP3-like, coding for MESSVDVIRSCLDSIHQISDEVSDATVYLDAGCSEAFQFLGALPLLLELGVRAVCSLENMSPLDVVSFDFHLKTGWCKCCISCSSHL